The Tenuifilum sp. 4138str genome contains the following window.
TACAGAGCAATTCGTTATTATTATTTACTCGTTCCTATACACAAACAGCCTGCTATCGCCAATTTCATCGTACGATACCATTTTACCCTTGAGGGTAGGGGCTTTAACCCCTTCGCCAAAGAACTTATTGCCCACAAACATTCGGGCTTCGTCCCAAAGGTTTTTCTGTATAAAGCTGTTGAGTAGCATTGCTCCGCCCTCAATTATTACTGAAAGTATTTCCCTTTCTGCTAATTCCTTAAGTATTTGAGCCTCTACGCCTTTTACAAAGTCAATGGTTATAATCTCCAGATTATCGATTCCTGTAAACTCACTTTTTCGGGCCAAAGCGCTACTATTGTTTCCGGTAACAAGTAGGGTTGGCTGGCTTCCATCAAACACATTGGAGTTAAGGGGCAAGCGCAACTTGCGGTCAACAACCACGCGTATTGGTGAACGTCCACTCCAGTTCCGTACGTTAAGCTGGGGATTATCCTTTTCCACCGTGTTAGTTCCAACAAGCACAGCCTGTTCCTCGCTGCGCCAGCGGTGAACAAGTGAACGTGCCAGCTCATTGGTTATCCAGTTTGAGCCTACAGGTTCATTGGGTTCCCTCTTTTTATCAATAAAACCATCCATGGTTTGAGCCCATTTCAAAATTACATAGGGTCGGTTCTTGGTATGGAAGGTAATAAACCGTCTATTAAGCTCAATGGCCTCGTTCTCCAGTACACCTACTATAACTTCCTTGCCGTTTTGTCTAAGTATCTCAATCCCCCTTCCGGCTACCTTGGGGTTAGGGTCGGTGGTGGCAATCACCACGCGGGGAATTTCGTATTCAACAATCCTGTCGGTGCAGGGTGGGGTTTTGCCATAGTGTGAGCATGGCTCAAGCGAAACGTATAGTGTTGATTCTTTGAGTAACTCCTTGTTCTGAACCGAATTAATTGCATTCACCTCAGCATGGGCTTGCCCGTACATGGCGTGAAAACCCTCTCCAATTATTTGGTTATTATGAACAATAACAGCACCAACCATAGGATTTGGTGCAACATTACCTTGCCCACCCAAGGCAAGTTCAAGGCATCGGGCCATGTATTTACGGTGAACATCGGCATTCTCCATAAAAAATGTAATTTTGTTTTACACAAAGTTAAGCAATTTTATGGAGCATATCACCCTTAGCGGTATACTTAATCATGTTTCCAGGAGTCTTAGTGGAAGTTTCAATGAGAACGAACTACACACCATAAAAAAGTACATAGCAGAGGCGGTGTTAAATGTTCCATACCATCAAGTGTTTATAAACAAGCATCATGAGGTTAAGCACGAGGATGTTCAAGAGGTTGAACGAATCATTTCTGAACTCATAAGCGGTAAGCCATTGCAATACGCCATTGGTTTGGCTTACTTTTCCGACTTGGTTTTAAAGGTTACGCCCTCGGTTCTTATTCCGCGCCCCGAAACCGAAGAGCTGGTGTCGTTAATTGTGAAGGAGAATAGGATTGTTGCCCCAAGAATTCTTGATGTAGGAACAGGAAGCGGTTGTATTGCCCTTGCTTTAGCAAAGCATATTCCCGATGCAAGCGTTACCGCAATCGATATTTCCACCGATGCCCTTGATGTGGCGCAGCACAATGCAAAATCAAATAATTTGAATGTGAATTTTTTTCATGGTGATATTTTACAACCCACAGTGCTCGACGGTTATACCTTCGATATCATTGTTAGCAATCCGCCCTACATTAGGGATTCGGAAAAGGTGCTAATGAACAGGAATGTACTGGACTTTGAGCCGCACATTGCTCTGTTTGTCCCCGATTCCGACCCCTTAAAGTTCTACCGAGCAATAGCCCTACACTCCGTTAGGTGTTTGGAAACTTCGGGCTGGCTTTGGTTTGAGATTAATGAGGCTCTCGGTTCAGAGATTGTTAACCTTTTAAAATCATTAGGATTTGGTAATGTTTTGCTGATTGACGATTTTAGAGGCAAACCCCGATTTGTAAAAGCCCAAAAGTGTAACCCATGATTAAAGGCGAAAACCATAAAGCGTTAACTCCCCAAAAGGCCATGGAGCGGTTACAGTACCTTTGTGCTCGACAGGAGAAATGCACTCACGATTTGGTGCAAAAGCTTAAGCAGTGGGGTTTTGCTCAAGCAGAAATTGATAAAATTGTTGGCAAGCTCTCATCCGATGGGTATGTGGACGATAACCGCTTTGCCCGGCTTTACGTTAGGGAAAAAAGCCGAATAAACAAATGGGGGCCACTAAAGCTTAGAGCAATGCTTGCTTCAAAGGGCATTGCAAAGGATATAATCGATCAGGCCCTTAATGAGCTGAGCTATTCCGAA
Protein-coding sequences here:
- the prmC gene encoding peptide chain release factor N(5)-glutamine methyltransferase — encoded protein: MEHITLSGILNHVSRSLSGSFNENELHTIKKYIAEAVLNVPYHQVFINKHHEVKHEDVQEVERIISELISGKPLQYAIGLAYFSDLVLKVTPSVLIPRPETEELVSLIVKENRIVAPRILDVGTGSGCIALALAKHIPDASVTAIDISTDALDVAQHNAKSNNLNVNFFHGDILQPTVLDGYTFDIIVSNPPYIRDSEKVLMNRNVLDFEPHIALFVPDSDPLKFYRAIALHSVRCLETSGWLWFEINEALGSEIVNLLKSLGFGNVLLIDDFRGKPRFVKAQKCNP
- the ribD gene encoding bifunctional diaminohydroxyphosphoribosylaminopyrimidine deaminase/5-amino-6-(5-phosphoribosylamino)uracil reductase RibD; translated protein: MENADVHRKYMARCLELALGGQGNVAPNPMVGAVIVHNNQIIGEGFHAMYGQAHAEVNAINSVQNKELLKESTLYVSLEPCSHYGKTPPCTDRIVEYEIPRVVIATTDPNPKVAGRGIEILRQNGKEVIVGVLENEAIELNRRFITFHTKNRPYVILKWAQTMDGFIDKKREPNEPVGSNWITNELARSLVHRWRSEEQAVLVGTNTVEKDNPQLNVRNWSGRSPIRVVVDRKLRLPLNSNVFDGSQPTLLVTGNNSSALARKSEFTGIDNLEIITIDFVKGVEAQILKELAEREILSVIIEGGAMLLNSFIQKNLWDEARMFVGNKFFGEGVKAPTLKGKMVSYDEIGDSRLFVYRNE
- a CDS encoding regulatory protein RecX; its protein translation is MIKGENHKALTPQKAMERLQYLCARQEKCTHDLVQKLKQWGFAQAEIDKIVGKLSSDGYVDDNRFARLYVREKSRINKWGPLKLRAMLASKGIAKDIIDQALNELSYSENPINLFDLLNKKMPQVKAKNRFDLRNKLIRFGASRGFALDEVIDTVNRLLGAEE